The genomic stretch TCTGGGGGCTTGTACAACCGGTCTGACCTCATGATCAATTTGGATGTGATGCTCACCTGGCAAACCTGGTCTTTTCCGACATCAAACACTCTTTGCATCAAGCCTAATTTCAAACATGTAGCTCCTCCAGTAATAGAGCTCACATCTCCCTGAGTGATCTCAAACTCAATCTTGTGCCTTTTTCCTTTGTACTCACATATCAGCAGTTTCTTGCCTAATGCTGCCACCTTGTGACCAAAACAGGGAGCAAGTCTTGTTTTGCTTGCTTTCATGGTGCCATTAACTGTGGGTTAATACTGTGCGTCACAAAGCTTTAACGCATCGCTCAGATCCtatatattcttttaaaattttcactccatgcacacacaccactgttttattgaaaaaaaaagacttaattcCTGTTTCAATGAAACAAAAGTGTTGATATACTgtagctttgatttttttttttaatcgatttgtGGCTACTTTACAAATCTTTGGGAGACATGTCatgtttcaggttttgctgCACTTGGTCAGGTCCAGGATCAGCATCATTGAGTGCCGTAAAAACGACATCACCTGACTACCTGGGCGTCTAAACCTTGACTCCATTGATGGTTTTTGGAATCTGctggaaacattttgtttattccAAATACAGAATGATGTCCATCCCTGATTTgatgaaaatttgaattttagcttttaaggtgaacttttctgaaaattagaacattaaacaaataaaatactgttAGTTGAatctgtatgtatgtatatatatatgtatatatatatattttttttttttttgagtgagaAACTATTGTTAAAAATTGTTGACATGATATATGAATATGGTGCATTGGATCTTGCTAAATCTTTGCTTTAATGTAAAGCCGTGCATTTACCAGTAGATGGTGGTATAATGCAGATGCTGCAAAACATTGAAGAAACTGAGCAAAATGAAGCTTCTGATTGTCAACATTCCTGTCCTGATCCCTCAGATTTCATCAAGTTTAACAATGTTATAATTTGGGGCTTCTTTAGCTGCAACTACAGTAGAGGAGCTCTGTCTTTCAGctgaaattaatgttttttttaagaaaatgttcaataaaagtccagttttctttatctcaaaacagctaaaaaaaatagtcaaatttattgaaaatttgaaaaaacattttccaggaTGAGGttgttttgtacaaaaaacaTCTTATCTGTCCAagtatgcttttaaaaaatacattgcagctgattttttttctccaagttaTGTTAGCATGTAAATTGCAAGCTAATCTAAATATTCTTGGCATTAAATGTTTGATTCTTTGTGACTGGATTCTGAGGATGGTCTAGCCATTGAAGATCCAGGAGACCGCCACATAGACACTGACCTCTTTCTAGAACACGGCCTTGAGTTTGATGCTCCTGATCATGACAAGATTCTCAGCCTGGAAAAGTTCTCAGGTTTGTAAAAGCAATTTCTAACCGAGGGGCAAGAATGAAGGCTGGGAgggaaaaagttgttttttagagTACAAACTGAGTTTGTGCTGATTATAACAAACCATGCTAATGATTAAAGATCATAAACTTAGTTGTTGTTGTTCCTGCCCAGTCAATGAGCACATGCAGTTTGAACTTTATATGTTTTAACTTGTGACTGATTCAaatctttagtttttcaaaaaagtagAGTTGCTAGAGTAGGCTGATGGAGTTCCTTGTATTTAGATATAATGACAAACTCCATTTTACCTTCTTTCTTTCATACTTTAGAACCGTTGTGTGTTTGCAgtgtagtttgtttttatttagttaatagCTTTGTGGAGGTATGCaattttgtctctggtgtctttagacagctctttggcctTGTCCATATTAGTAGTTGGTATCTTGCTGTTTATAtggggtggacaggtgtcttgataacctcaaacaggtgcttctaATTTACATAGATAATCAGTGTAGTGGAGGTGGAGTTTTTTCAGGTGAACTGACAGATCTTTGTGGGTCAAAATTCTAGCTGATAGACAGGTGTTCAAGTACTTATTTGCAGCATCAACAAACAGATGAATTATGAAAAAGATACATACAATGTCATTTCCATATGTTTTTAGATTATGTCTCTAAGCCTAAGATTATCTTAAGATGAAAATGTGAGACtcctccatgatttctaagaGGGAAAACTTGCAAAATCAAAAGCTGTTCAAATACTATTTGTGTATATTAGTTGCATTGGCGTCTTATTAATAAAGCTATTGTTAGCAAGctaaatagtattttattttaaagggacAAAAGTCAACATGTGACTTAAAATGTTGCATTCTGTTTAGTACATCACAGTGAACATTTcaaatgataaacattttacattggTTAAATGAGCAGATAAATTAATCTTTATTAGGACAGAAGGTTAATTTTAGGCATACCAAGTAACTCATATTTTATGTGGTAACTCCTTATTTACAATAGTTGACAGCAAACTATTTTTTAGGGTGTGAATGTTGCTGTAAGTTTATCTTCACATGAAGAACTGGGTAACAAACAGTCTTTAACACAGATCACAGAACAAAAGAAGATCTCTTGGAGCGTCTTTGACGAGGAATCTGGAAAAGGTGCAGTTAGAGGTACAAACATCTGCCCTGTCAGTTTCCTCAAATTAATAGCAGGTATGGCGGggaaatctgaaaaacaagcagGCCATCATGCCTTCCGAACTGGATTTTGATCCCTTCAGTCTTCTACTCGATTTTCATCATCACATTCTTGTACGGTGAATCTCGCATTTCCTCCGTCTGCTCCTCCCCTTCTTCTAGTTCAGGTTGctcctctccttcttcttgCTGTGCTTCCTGACTGCAGCCCTGTGAGGCGGTCATCACCCTCTGAACCCGTTTGGGTACGGCATAGTCGTCCACGCGGGGGTTGTAGGGGTACTCGTGACCTTTAGGGTCTGCGGTCGTGCCCATAATCTTCCAGGCGTCCCCCTTCATCTCCTCAGGATTGTCGTAGACCACGGTGGCAGGGACAAACTCCTGTGTTGGGGCAGGGACCGCGCAGCCTTCCGGCTCATCGTAGATGTGCTCTAACTTTCCATATGCTGGCCCGAGAGTTTCAGTTTCATCCCGGAAGATGTTCCTGATCTTCATCTCGTCTATGCTGTCGTACAGAGGATCAGCACCTGCATCATCGCCAAAAGCCTGAAGGGAGTTCAGGATGTCACTGGAGATTAGGGTGTCAAAGGGTAAGGAGTAATCTGGATCCTTGCTTTTCAGAGGTGGGGTACAGGGGGGACTGATGCCGCCGCCCATATTCTCCCTCTTGATGCTCCGCCTTGAAACTGCTCCGTGGCTGACCTGAGAGTATGTCTGGCTACCATTCGGGTTGGAGCTGAGTTTGGAGCCGTGGTGAGGGTTGGGGGGCGGGTTGGGTTTAGAATCTGGTCCAGGGTTGGGCAGAGGGCAGCTGGAGATCATTTTGACCTGATTCTTTCGTGAAACAGGGAGTCCACGGTTGTCCAAAGTCAAACTCTTCACTCCAGTCAAGATTTTGTCTCGGGGAGGCTCCAGTTgagactaaaaacaacaaataaatggtCAGTCATTTACATAAAGTTAAAGAGCAGTTAGTTTTAGGGACATTTCTTAATACCTCACTTGGTTAAATACaggtttaattaaaataatgataataatttcagtttttttaactatatttcCAAAAAGTTCTAATAATTTTTATCTTGGCTATGTTTAGATGTTCACCATATTCATGCATGTTTACATGGTTGTCTCTCATGactcaaaagacaaaaataataactcTGTGAAAAAGATGCAAATGGTGGTAACACCAGATTCTGGTCTTTTATTGTGGCCATTCTAAGGCACACGTGCAATAATAGTGCTGACTCATCAGAATCTACATATGGCACATGTGGGATGGATCATCTCAGTATCATAGATTTAAACAGATCTGTGAAGAATATTTATAGATGATgggagcaaaaataaaactgttgtaaataatatttttgttcacATGCTAATAATGTGTCAGTCATTTGCTTTCCTACCATCTGGGGGCGCTGTTGCTGCTGTGGGGAGGTAGATCTGTCGTTGTCCTTGTGCTGCATAGTCTGAAGGTGTACAGGTTCGCTCACCATGCTGTACACGCCATCCGCCTGGTGCAAACACAAACCATCAAACACTCTACAggacaaaccaaaaaaatcgcAGTCTGTTTGGAAACATCATTGGAGTCaccatatttgtttaaatatagcactgcatgatttgttttttttttttttaatttgaaccaGTAACCCAAACtcaatgctttaattttgaaatccTTCAGTTGTTTTTGGCCTccacttttattctgaagcaCAGGCAGCAGTGCCAGCTGACCTGAGGAGATGGGGGTTGTGGGATTTGGGTGCGGGGATGAGGCGTTGGCGGCGTCCAGCTGTGGGCAGAGGGCAGGTTGAGAGACGGGGTTGTTTGGTTGGGGTTCTGAGGAGTGTCTGCTCCTCCCTGGCCCCCCGCGGAGATCTGTCTTTGTGGAAGGGAGATCTTCTGCAGGTTGATGGCAGCCTCCACAGCCTGGAACAGGAAGTTCCCCTCTTTGGTGTCAAACTCGAAGTTCCCCTCACCGGAGTCGCACCTGCGACCCGCCTCGAAGGAGAAAGTGcactgaagacaaaaaaaaagtgtcagatCAATCTTTGTCTGGCTGCACGAGCCAAGTTCTTGCTGCATTTTGGTATCTTTACgtatcattttgttttccacGATTCAACttctctttgtgtttcattGCAGTCTTTAACTAATTTGTACTTTAGTTGTCATcagtaaagttaaagtcccatcacTTGTCACACAGTTAGGTCTGTTTTCTGCATTTGGCCCATCCCCCGGGGGAGCcatgagctgcagacacagctgcgcaaACCCCCCAGTCCTACCCCTTTATGCAGAGTGTCAACCAGGGaggcattgggtcccattttccaaattcttcccttctccctaccccttctTTTGAAGGGGCTTGTGAAGTGCAAGTGGTATATAAAGTCCTCCACTTCCGCGTTGGGCTGTGCCGCGGAGGAGAACCGCACTCTGAACCACagaggtttaaatttaaatgtaagtaatgacttttagttgtagcatgacctttttaaagttataaaaccactgtggttatgtatattcaagcactggaagtTCGGCGCTAATGCTGGCTGACCGGCaactattggtgatgtcatcaagccaaagtgacgtccaaaatcggagacaatatttttgcatttaactctccacttggagggccaaatgaagaggaaatgagaagggaagaatttgaattGGGCCTTAGTCTTTGGTGtgcctggatttgaaccaacaaccttccagtttcagggaagacactctaccacaagtcCACTGAGCTGCTGTTTAGTATTGTTTAGTCCCCTCCAGTGGAATTACACCATCTTTTGCTAACACTAATAGCAGTGATTCAAAACTTTTTCCAACACTTTCTAACATAAACATGGATAAAGGATTTTATGTACTTGGCTCTCAGTCTGTACACTTCATGTACTGTGTTACAGGTTTATgcatctttctcttctgtttggTTTATCAAAATTCTGGCGGTTCTCCATTTCTGTGGGTGTGCTTCACCTTGTCCCGTCCGAACCGTCGCAGATACCGATACGGCCAGGAGTACACGACATCTCCCGCCCTGTCCAGCAGGTGCAGAGCCTCCGTGTCCGCCCGTAGGACGCCGTCACCCTTTAGCCGGCAGCGATCTGATGCGTCTGTCTTCCGAACACTCACTCTGAAGTCACGAGCTGAGACAAACatacaaacagaacataaaaATCAAAGACAGAACAAACAATAGTAGTTGgtgactgttttattttggcaacaaaaatacaaatttttgttAAACATTGTGAATATTTACTGATCTTGAATTAAAACATTGATCAAAGACATTGTCTACAGACAAACGCAGACACTGGAAAAGTCATTGGTTTGTGCTTGATCTATTTGTTGTAAATCTGAAAATATGGCGTTGTGAAAGAATCATTCTTGTCTGTGAAATCTCCTTCCACGCCCTTCACCTAAACTGAAATGACTCAAAAGACAAGAGGCTTCACTTAAGGACACATTTGTAGTTTAGGGGTGACAGTGTCTTAGGTGGTCGAGCAGGTTGTCCAATGATCAAAGGGTTAGTGGTTCGATCCCCGTTCCCCCTCCGGCCCTCCGTTGCTGTGTCCTTAGACAAGCCATCTAACCatccttgcctccagtgtggcttcATTGGTGTGAGAAATGCGTATGAATGTCCCTGTGATGGTTAGAGGGGCCGTATGCGGCAGCCACACCTCTGTCAGACTGCCCCAAGGCAGTTGTGGCTACatcagtagcttaccatcaccaagtatgaatgaggaggGATTGAATAATGGAAACTCATTGTAAGATCTTTCAACATCTGGAAAAGTGCAGATTAATATAAtccattattgttattaataaagtTTCCTAAATTATGAGACTTAGTTTAACCAGGAGGCTTGAGAATTGACTTGTCCTCTACACAAAACAGCTGTTAGTcccaattaattaatttttatagaCTTGCAAACAAGCCCTGAGGAGAAGTTATAAGTATTTTCTGCATAAACTGACTAGTGCCTCCATCACATGCACTCGTACGTGGGCTTGACCCGTACAGGTCTTGTGGGTTTTTGGGGTATCCATGTGGAGGATCTtagggagcacaggtgtgtcttgcactTCTCTTGAGGCCGATGTGGCCACATTACTCCTGATGTTTGTATGTTGgtaccagtgtttggcagcagagcttcaaccagtgtgtgaatgagtgtgaCTGCAAAATGCTTGGGGTCTTCttagaaaacatatttaccttaatggacatcatgaaaatggagcgtaccattgttgtgtgtgtggtaaatgtattgttAAGTATCCCTAATCCCATTATCTTCAGTCTGAGTCCTTCATCATTGCGTCTACAcaaatacatctttaaaaaaattaagctttggTGTTGAACAAGTTATTTTGATtagaaaagaggttaaaaaaagaagaaaacgttTCTGACGCCTTCCACTGCCGAACTTTGGGTGGTGGAACTGCAGCTGATCCACAGAGTAAACCACACACCTGTGCGATGCTTCAGGATGTGGAACAACAGTAGCACATTCAGGAGCCGCTTATCATGACCTCACATGTTCAAAGATGTCACTTTTGTGGTGAAACTTCTGCAGCAATTAAGTTCTTTACAAAACTATCGCTACAACATCGACCaaacaggtacttcctgttgtCTGACTCCGTTTACAACAGCTGATTTGGCTTCTTTGATCTGAAGATCAGTAGATCATCTCTTCTGTTGACACAGAGCTGACGTGAACACCTGTGAGTTTTCTGTTCAAAATCCAGATCTGATCTAGTGAGTCTTTCTTCTTCATCTCAGCTTTTACTTCTAGCTACTGTGAGTCTGACTGTGGTCTTGGATCGTTTAGTTCCAGAATAACTAAAAACTGTTCTGTGtgttcaaatggaaaaaaaagaacagaaaaatgttctgaaaaacTGCCAACTCAAGgttatcaaaaatgtttgaaaatgggatataaaaatgtgatcaaaatcCTGGTAAATCCTGTGCTATGCTAAAAAAGGAgcatcttttgttttgtaaaattaaattatttgaaaaatgcttgattttttgaaataatatataaatgTGCTTGTGAGAATGTCCTTTAACC from Oryzias melastigma strain HK-1 linkage group LG9, ASM292280v2, whole genome shotgun sequence encodes the following:
- the dok2 gene encoding docking protein 2 isoform X2 is translated as MEEDIRKQGMLFLQQQRFGKKWRKVWCVLYRESSCSISRLEFFECKDGNLEKNDKNLRKQQDHKKMNWLDQGSKSSNLQRGNQLERSQGMEDNSLYSGRETARDFRVSVRKTDASDRCRLKGDGVLRADTEALHLLDRAGDVVYSWPYRYLRRFGRDKCTFSFEAGRRCDSGEGNFEFDTKEGNFLFQAVEAAINLQKISLPQRQISAGGQGGADTPQNPNQTTPSLNLPSAHSWTPPTPHPRTQIPQPPSPQADGVYSMVSEPVHLQTMQHKDNDRSTSPQQQQRPQMSQLEPPRDKILTGVKSLTLDNRGLPVSRKNQVKMISSCPLPNPGPDSKPNPPPNPHHGSKLSSNPNGSQTYSQVSHGAVSRRSIKRENMGGGISPPCTPPLKSKDPDYSLPFDTLISSDILNSLQAFGDDAGADPLYDSIDEMKIRNIFRDETETLGPAYGKLEHIYDEPEGCAVPAPTQEFVPATVVYDNPEEMKGDAWKIMGTTADPKGHEYPYNPRVDDYAVPKRVQRVMTASQGCSQEAQQEEGEEQPELEEGEEQTEEMRDSPYKNVMMKIE
- the dok2 gene encoding docking protein 2 isoform X1, translating into MEEDIRKQGMLFLQQQRFGKKWRKVWCVLYRESSCSISRLEFFECKDGNLEKNDKNLRKQQDHKKVIRLADCIRVTEVEMEGCPKDTRSFLIETTEKMFVFAADRNQLDDWTHKLCEIAFPMNWLDQGSKSSNLQRGNQLERSQGMEDNSLYSGRETARDFRVSVRKTDASDRCRLKGDGVLRADTEALHLLDRAGDVVYSWPYRYLRRFGRDKCTFSFEAGRRCDSGEGNFEFDTKEGNFLFQAVEAAINLQKISLPQRQISAGGQGGADTPQNPNQTTPSLNLPSAHSWTPPTPHPRTQIPQPPSPQADGVYSMVSEPVHLQTMQHKDNDRSTSPQQQQRPQMSQLEPPRDKILTGVKSLTLDNRGLPVSRKNQVKMISSCPLPNPGPDSKPNPPPNPHHGSKLSSNPNGSQTYSQVSHGAVSRRSIKRENMGGGISPPCTPPLKSKDPDYSLPFDTLISSDILNSLQAFGDDAGADPLYDSIDEMKIRNIFRDETETLGPAYGKLEHIYDEPEGCAVPAPTQEFVPATVVYDNPEEMKGDAWKIMGTTADPKGHEYPYNPRVDDYAVPKRVQRVMTASQGCSQEAQQEEGEEQPELEEGEEQTEEMRDSPYKNVMMKIE